In Solidesulfovibrio sp., the sequence CGTGTTGCCGGCCCCGCCCCAGTTGGTGTTCCAGCGGGCCACGGCCGTGCCCTGGTTGAGGGTCATGGTTTCCTTGTTGGTCGTCGGCTTGAACTCCCGGTAGGCGAGTTGGATGGGGGACGACTCGAAGCTGCCGCTGGAACTGTCCGAGGACGTGCTCTTGATGGTGAGGTACTGATAGGCGTTTTGCACGGTCTCGACGTTGAACATGCCCGAGGCCACCGAGGACAGGGAACCGATGAGCGTGTAGGCGAAGTTGCCGTCGCCCACGGCGTTGAGGTTGATGCCCATGCGGTTGACCACGGACTTGGACATCTCGGCCACGCGCACCTCGAGCATGATCTGCTGCACGCCGCCGACCGACAGGAGGTTGAGGACCTTTTTGGGGGCGTAGACCTCGGCCAGGGCCAGGGCCTTCTTCAGGTTCTCGGCGTCGCGCACGGTGCCGGACAGGGCGATGGAATCCTGGCTGGCCATGACCTCGATGCCGGGCTCGCCGGGCATGATGTCGTGGAGGGCGCGCTTTAGGCGCGAGATGTCCGGGGCCACGTCCAGGTCGTAGACGGCCCGGATCTTGTCGCCCTTGTCCCACAGGGTCAGGTTGGTGATCCCGGGCGCGCGGCCGGTGACGTAGATCTGGCGCGGCGAGAGCAGCACGAAATCGGCCACCTCGGGCTGGGCCACCGACACCCGGGACACGTCGGCGTCGCTTTGCAGGATCACGGATTTGCCGATGGTCAGGGCCAGGCGGGGGGCGCTTTTGACGGCCACGGGCACGACCCCGCCCGGCGCGGCGAAGGCCAGCCCGGTGACGGTCGCGACCAGGACGCAGGCCACGATTCGGGCGACCCAGGGGGTGAGGCTACGGCTGGCCATGCTGCTTCTCCTTTGACGGCGCGGCGCCCAGTTCGTCGAGTTTCACGCGCTCGCGCTCGGTGCCCCGGATGATCTCGATGGTGACGGCGGCGTCCTCGGGCGGCACTTCGGGTTCGACCACGGGCGCCGGGGGCGCGGCGGCGAAGGCTTCCAGGCTCTTGGCCACATCCGCGCCCGGGGTGGCCACCACGTCGTCGTCGCCGGGCTTGCGCAGGGCCAGGTGCATGCTGCCGAGGTCGGCGGCCAGGGCCAGGCGCTCGGCCTCCTCGGGCGTGACCATGAGCGTGAAGAAATCGGTGTTGGACAGTTCCTCGCGGCCGTCCTTGCCGCGCTTGGCCTCGAGTTCGGCGCCGGCGGTCAGGACCAGGACGTTTTCCAGGATGACCTTGTTGACCTTGTCGTCGGTTTTTCCGGGCTGGGAGTAGGTCACCAGCACGTCGACGCGGCTGCCGGGGGTGATGTGGCCGCCGGAGCCCATGATTTTCGTGCCCTTGACGGTCAGCGCCCGACGGCCGGGCTCGACCACGGTCTCCAGGCCCCCGCCGGTGGCGCCCTTGGGCAACAGCTTGTCCGGGGTGATGGGGTCGTCCTGGGAAATCTCCCGGGCCGTGACGCGCCCCACCGCCTCCGCGGCATCGCGCAACGCCCCCAGCGGCGCGGCGTCGGCGTCGAAGTCCTTGAGCCGCACCATGCCGGCGTCCAGGCGCGCCCCCTTGGGCACGCTCCTGGCGGCCACCAGCACGTCGATTTTTTTCACGGCCGTGGCCGGCGCGACGGGCTGGGACGGGCCGCGCACCGAGGACAGCCAGCGGATGGTCAGCAATCCGGCCACCACGGCCAGGATCACGGCCACAATCAGGTGCGGCATCGCCTTGGACTTCATTGGGGCCTCCGCCCGTGGCTTCCCGGCGGCCTTCCGGGAGAAAGTGACTCTTTAACTTTGTTATACGCTGGTACGCCCCCGCGGCCGCCTCCGCGACCTTCCCGGCCCCCGGCCCGGGGAGGCCCGGCCCTTGGGTCGGCGGCCCGGCCCGGCGGCCGAAGGCCCGGCCGCGCGCCGGAAACACGCCGGGGCGCTTGTCGCGCAGCAAAAAGCCTGCCAACGCCCGCTTCCCGAAACGGTTGCCGGCCGGCCCCGCCGGGGCTACCCTGGCCGCAGCACCGCCCAAGGAGCCCTCCATCATGCTGATCCAGGTCAAGGCCTCGGCCGGCTCGGGCAAGACCCACGCCCTGACCGAACGCTTCATCTCCCTGGCCCTGCGCTCGGGCAGCCGGCTGCCGCGCGCCTGCGCCGACAGCCTGGAGCACGGCTACGCCCTGCCCGAGATCCTGGCCGTGACCTTCACCAACAAGGCCGCCGCCGAAATGCGCGAGCGGGTGCTTTCGCGGCTCAAGACCATGGCCCTGGGGCTGGGCGGCGCCGACGCCGCCCAGCGCGGCAAGGCCCGCGACGAGCTCGAGGACCTGCTCGTCCATGCCGAGCGCCTCAACATCCGCACCATCGACAGCCTGCTGTTCCTTCTGGCCCGCATCTTCGCCCTGGAACTGGGGCTGCGCCCGGATTTCGAGCCGGCCTTCGACATGGACGACATCCTGTCCGACCTCTACGACCGGCTGGCGGCCCGCCTGCCCGAGGACCCGGCCCTGGCCAGGGGATTCGGCGAGGCGGCGGCGGCGCTTTTGCGCGAGGCGTCGGGCTTTTTTCCCCTGCGCCGCTTTCGCGAGCGCGCCCGGGCCGTGGCCGGGAAGCTGCTGGCCGAGCCCTTTGCCGGCGCGCCGGCCGAGGCCGAGGCCCTGCGCCTGGGCCTCGAGCGCCGCCTGGGCGCGCTGTCCCTGGCCGCCGGAGGGCTGCTCACCGCCCTGGACACGGCCGGGCTCAAGGCCGATTCCCGCTTCCTGACCTTCCTGCGCCGCTGCCGCGACGCCGACCAGGCCGACGCGCCGCCACGTTCCGCCTACGTGGCCAAGCCCGGCCTGGCCGATTGCCTGCTGAAGGCCAGCCGCGACGCCGTGCCCCCCGGCCTCGACGCCCTGTTTGCCGCCCTGCGCGCCGCCCACGGCCGGTGCGCCCGCGACCTGCCCGTGCTGCGCGCCGCCATGGCGGCCACCCCGTTCATCGCCCTGGCCGAGCGCTTCGCCGCGGATTTCCCGGCCTACCTGACGCAGATGCGGGTGCTGCCCCACGTCCTGTGGCCGCGCCTGGTGGCGGCGCGCCTTGCCGGCGACCAGGGCGTGCCCGACGCCTGGTGCCGGCTGGGGGCCGGGCTGGCCCACATGCTCATCGACGAATTCCAGGACACGGCCGGCGAGCAGTGGGGCGTGCTGCGGCTGCTGGCCGCCGAATGCCTGGCCCGGGGCGGCAGCCTGTACCTCGTCGGCGACGTCAAGCAGGCCATCTACGGCTGGCGCGGCGGCGACGCGGCCCTGTTCGACGCCGCCCCGGCCGATCCGGAACTGGCCCGCATGACCGACGACGTGGTCAAAACCACCCTGCCCATCAACTGGCGCAGCGCCCCGGAAGTGGTGGAGACCAACAACCGCTTCTTCGGCGCCCTGGCCGACCCGGACACGGCCGGGCGGGTGGCCGAGGCGCTGCTCGGCCCCGCCCTCGGCCCGGCCGCCCCCGAACTGGCCCGTTCGCTCGCCCGCGCCTTCGCCGACGCCGGCCAGCGCCTGCCGGCCGACAGGCCCCCCGTGCCGGGCCACGTGCGCGTCACCGCCCTGCCGGCCGACTCCATCGCCGCCTACGAGGAGGCGGCCCGCGAGGAACTGCTGCGCCTCCTGGCCGAGGAACTCGTCCCCCGCCACGGCCACGGCGGCGTGGCCGTGCTCACCCGCTCCAACACCCAGGCCACCCGGGTCGCCTCGTGGCTGGTCGGGGCCGGCCTGCCGGTGGTCACCGAAAACAGCCTGCGCCTGGCCGACCATCCGCTCATCCGCCAGCTCGCCGCCATGCTGGCCTTCCTGGATTATCCGCCGGACAACCTGTCCTTTTTCGCCTTCGTCTCCGGCCGGGAACTCTTCGGCGACCTCGCCGGCATTTCCCGCGAGGAACTGGCCGACTGGCTGGCCACCCTTCCCGGGCGGGGCTCGTTGTCCCTGGCCTTCGCCGCCCGCTTTCCCGACCCCTGGCAGCGGCTGGTGCGGCCGTTTTTGCGCCAGACGGGCCTGGCCGGCCCCTACGACCTGCTGCGCGAGATCGTCGCCGGCTACCGGCTTCTGGAACGCCGCCCGGGCGACGAGGCCTTCCTGCGCCGCTTCCTGGAGATCGCCCACCTGGCCGAGAGCCGGGGACACGGCTCCATTTCCGCCTTCCTCGATTTCTGGAACACGCTTGGCGACGACGAAAAGGTGCCCCAACCGGAAAACGTCGGCGCGGTGCGGATCATGACCATCCACAAGGCCAAGGGCTTGCAGTTTCCGGCCGTGGTCGTGCCCTTCCACCATTTTCCCGGCCGCTCGGGCGAGGCGCCGCTCGTGGCCGCGACCGTCGAGGAAGGCCAGGTGCTCGTGCCCGACCAGGCCGGGCTCGGCCCGGACCATGCCCGGCGGCGGGCCGGGGAACTGGCCGAGCAGGTCCATCTGCTCTACGTCGCCTGGACCCGGCCCGAGGCGGAGCTGCACGCCTTCGTACCCAGGCGGGGCAAGCTGCGCGAGGAGCGCTATCCCCTGGCCCGAGCCCTGGGCGTCCTTTTCGCGGCCTTCGGCCAAGACCCGGCCGACGGGGACCCCATCCGCGTCGGCGCGCCGGGGACCACCCCGGCGCCGCCCCCGGCCGCCTGCCCCGTGCCGGACGAAACGGACACCGCCGAGGCGCCGGCCGCGGCCCCGCCCGAGCCCCTGGCCGTGGGCGAGCCCATGGCCTGGCTGCCGCGCCTCAGAGTCTACCGCAACGTGGCCGACGACGTGCGGCGCAGCCTTTTTTCCGGCGAGAAGCGACGCGGCGAACTGGCCCACCTGGCCGCCGAGCTGTTCGTCAAAAAGGGCTTCGACCCGGCCGACCCCGGCCCGGCGGCGCGCGCCGCCGCCCTGTCCGCCCTGGGCAACGAACGCCTTGCCGCCGCGGCCCGCCGGGAGATGGCCGA encodes:
- a CDS encoding type II and III secretion system protein family protein; translation: MASRSLTPWVARIVACVLVATVTGLAFAAPGGVVPVAVKSAPRLALTIGKSVILQSDADVSRVSVAQPEVADFVLLSPRQIYVTGRAPGITNLTLWDKGDKIRAVYDLDVAPDISRLKRALHDIMPGEPGIEVMASQDSIALSGTVRDAENLKKALALAEVYAPKKVLNLLSVGGVQQIMLEVRVAEMSKSVVNRMGINLNAVGDGNFAYTLIGSLSSVASGMFNVETVQNAYQYLTIKSTSSDSSSGSFESSPIQLAYREFKPTTNKETMTLNQGTAVARWNTNWGGAGNTAMTAVLDMLKENGLVRILAEPNLVCLNGQTADFLAGGQIPVPVASGLGTTTIEWKKFGVQLNFTPTLVGGERINLKVSPEVSNLDYTRAITILGSAIPAINTRQTSTTIELKNGQTFAVAGMLSEQSRNTVDKYPMLGDIPVLGNLFKSTQFQKDQSELVILITAHLVKPLDKKALSLPTDSAHEPDDLEFFLGITRDDKAKAGGGPLVAGAAAIDGDFGHAVPLAAAGRPKSEP
- the cpaB gene encoding Flp pilus assembly protein CpaB translates to MKSKAMPHLIVAVILAVVAGLLTIRWLSSVRGPSQPVAPATAVKKIDVLVAARSVPKGARLDAGMVRLKDFDADAAPLGALRDAAEAVGRVTAREISQDDPITPDKLLPKGATGGGLETVVEPGRRALTVKGTKIMGSGGHITPGSRVDVLVTYSQPGKTDDKVNKVILENVLVLTAGAELEAKRGKDGREELSNTDFFTLMVTPEEAERLALAADLGSMHLALRKPGDDDVVATPGADVAKSLEAFAAAPPAPVVEPEVPPEDAAVTIEIIRGTERERVKLDELGAAPSKEKQHGQP
- a CDS encoding UvrD-helicase domain-containing protein is translated as MLIQVKASAGSGKTHALTERFISLALRSGSRLPRACADSLEHGYALPEILAVTFTNKAAAEMRERVLSRLKTMALGLGGADAAQRGKARDELEDLLVHAERLNIRTIDSLLFLLARIFALELGLRPDFEPAFDMDDILSDLYDRLAARLPEDPALARGFGEAAAALLREASGFFPLRRFRERARAVAGKLLAEPFAGAPAEAEALRLGLERRLGALSLAAGGLLTALDTAGLKADSRFLTFLRRCRDADQADAPPRSAYVAKPGLADCLLKASRDAVPPGLDALFAALRAAHGRCARDLPVLRAAMAATPFIALAERFAADFPAYLTQMRVLPHVLWPRLVAARLAGDQGVPDAWCRLGAGLAHMLIDEFQDTAGEQWGVLRLLAAECLARGGSLYLVGDVKQAIYGWRGGDAALFDAAPADPELARMTDDVVKTTLPINWRSAPEVVETNNRFFGALADPDTAGRVAEALLGPALGPAAPELARSLARAFADAGQRLPADRPPVPGHVRVTALPADSIAAYEEAAREELLRLLAEELVPRHGHGGVAVLTRSNTQATRVASWLVGAGLPVVTENSLRLADHPLIRQLAAMLAFLDYPPDNLSFFAFVSGRELFGDLAGISREELADWLATLPGRGSLSLAFAARFPDPWQRLVRPFLRQTGLAGPYDLLREIVAGYRLLERRPGDEAFLRRFLEIAHLAESRGHGSISAFLDFWNTLGDDEKVPQPENVGAVRIMTIHKAKGLQFPAVVVPFHHFPGRSGEAPLVAATVEEGQVLVPDQAGLGPDHARRRAGELAEQVHLLYVAWTRPEAELHAFVPRRGKLREERYPLARALGVLFAAFGQDPADGDPIRVGAPGTTPAPPPAACPVPDETDTAEAPAAAPPEPLAVGEPMAWLPRLRVYRNVADDVRRSLFSGEKRRGELAHLAAELFVKKGFDPADPGPAARAAALSALGNERLAAAARREMAEDFTAMLAWLAGLPQVRDALAHGLTERELIDAAGARLRPDLLWLGPEATVVLDFKTGREEPGHAAQVARYLALAGALPGRAGKPGRGVLVYLDKRLCRDVEAAS